A stretch of Perognathus longimembris pacificus isolate PPM17 chromosome 1, ASM2315922v1, whole genome shotgun sequence DNA encodes these proteins:
- the Tmem215 gene encoding transmembrane protein 215 — MRPDDINPRTGLVVALVSVFLVFGFMFTVSGMKGETLGNIPLLAIGPAICLPGIAAIALARKTEGCTKWPENELLWVRKLPCFRKPKDKEVVELLRTPSDLESGKGSSDELAKKAGLRGKPLPQGQREVPMASSITSPSPTPTPTEEREAQSLVPSCRPEETSRYLDGYCPSASSLAYSALDAKCSAWDRSDCPEPEDSIFFVPQDSVIVCSYKQNSPYDRYCCYINQSQGRWDHETIV, encoded by the coding sequence ATGCGGCCTGATGACATTAATCCGAGGACTGGGCTGGTGGTGGCCCTGGTCAGTGTCTTCCTGGTCTTTGGCTTCATGTTCACCGTCTCTGGGATGAAGGGAGAGACGCTGGGCAACATCCCTCTCCTGGCCATCGGGCCAGCCATCTGCCTACCAGGCATTGCGGCCATTGCCCTGGCCAGGAAAACCGAGGGGTGCACCAAGTGGCCCGAGAATGAGCTGCTGTGGGTCCGCAAACTGCCCTGCTTCCGGAAACCCAAAGACAAGGAAGTCGTGGAACTGCTGAGGACCCCTTCGGACCTGGAGTCGGGCAAGGGCAGCTCCGATGAGCTGGCGAAGAAGGCCGGCCTGAGAGGGAAGCCATTGCCTCAGGGGCAGCGTGAGGTGCCCATGGCCAGCTCCatcacctcccccagccccacccccacccccacggagGAGAGAGAAGCCCAGAGCCTGGTCCCCAGCTGCCGTCCCGAGGAGACATCCAGATACCTGGACGGCTACTGTCCCTCAGCCAGTTCCCTCGCCTACAGTGCCTTGGATGCCAAGTGCTCCGCCTGGGACAGGTCGGACTGCCCTGAGCCCGAGGATAGCATCTTCTTTGTGCCCCAGGACAGTGTGATCGTTTGCTCCTACAAGCAGAACAGCCCCTACGACAGATACTGTTGCTACATCAATCAGAGCCAAGGCAGGTGGGACCATGAGACAATAGTCTGA